The following are encoded in a window of Scophthalmus maximus strain ysfricsl-2021 chromosome 6, ASM2237912v1, whole genome shotgun sequence genomic DNA:
- the LOC118308844 gene encoding immunoglobulin-like and fibronectin type III domain-containing protein 1 isoform X8, producing the protein MLRRSKVMDGTATGQGPDAENLNGKEVGIKKKSRVPGVMIIQFIETMPEGKSHPDFTRKPIALTIQEGKFAFFKAIVTGDPKPTVTWSRNNGDVSDTSRYQTKYDPNSDEHTFEMPNVMPDQADTYKCFAINEYGQATVTVVLNVIEVGFKKAKALQQAEEATGNFTTVLKRKSKIRPKSEQHERKDGEIDPKFWELLLSADKKDYERICTEFGVTDFRWMLKKLNEIKKEREEEQAQFVKNLCNLKPIQVNADNSASFEIDMDLLDPSRSIFLYKDGEMIPYTKELGDTLKHSLKQVGRKYIFSMRDLMPEDAGLYQLDVEDVNMFSTDFKIPMVDFLVKIQEVKAKEREDAVFECVLSNPFSKILWFGKNVPLEQGDKFDVEVSEDKLIHRLVVKDCMVVDKGIYSACAGIKSCNAWLVVEADKDAQKGKKAPRKTTRAGGSGVDLQKVAQEQQVKLEKEREERKEQIKAAKEAAAAAPPPELPPAPAPTAAPEAQRDPEPSENAGCKVIFKPGIVNELAVVASDPPVVEVESTEETPAGDSGGAEEATGVDQPHADVGGEPFITGGLSNIYALCGKPAELTVKMNVECDGAWFKDGAQLTSGDRVTMTKDGTSHKLAIQSCTDKDSGLYRFVSGEQSTQGKVTIGDVPEFDPDDLHKFAKPVTIRVGQNAAFKMPFTPQESLVVSWFKDGTEIKDGGGVKIVREPNHSRLLLRDCLRTDGGEIKIQLKNPFGAVEATSQLIVLDRPGQPEGPVETVETTSSMIEIKWNPPKDDGGSAVTNYIVERQQAGQSLWTKLGDVSADRNSFRDRNVTHGKKYKYRIYAENPEGLSDALETAESIMAGIMILSGPPGAPKVVSASKTCINLTWTPPEDDKGVPIIGYQLEKRKMDTNQWIALNALNEPIEGVNYAVKDVTEGAEYEFRVAAINESGSGDLSPPSAVVCAKNPNMRPCFKDPEDFIVVRAGNSARVKISYEGEPPPEITWLKDDEPISPWINVINTEGMSQLVIHSSKRSDSAIYTINAKNSVGETSFDVEVRVTDEPKTPGPVELEQTVQGKVMISWAPSPDQGLDDRLYYVVSQHDSTTRVWKTVADRLFANTYTANNILPGIEYHFRIYAKNDMGLSDPSQSPTWGANSNRVQITSNGVKSSEICFERPPSILVPLKVHTPPKGYQLFMTCALVVRLS; encoded by the exons ATGCCAAACGTTATGCCAGATCAAGCTGATACATACAAATGCTTTGCCATAAATGAATATGGACAAGCCACAGTCACAGTTGTTCTGAATGTTATTGAAG TTGGTTTCAAAAAGGCCAAGGCCCTGCAACAAGCAGAAGAAGCTACTGGGAATTTTACGACTGTACTAAAACGAAAAAG caAGATCCGTCCCAAATCTGAGCAACATGAGAGAAAGGATGGAGAGATTGATCCAAAATTTTGGGAGCTCTTGCTCAGTGCTGATAAGAAAGACTACGAGAGAATCTGTACAGAGTTTGGAGTCACCGACTTTCGCTGGATGCTCAAGAAACTGAATGAAATTaagaaggaaagggaggaggaacaagCTCAG tTTGTCAAAAACCTTTGTAACCTGAAGCCTATTCAGGTCAATGCCGATAACTCTGCATCCTTTGAGATTGACATGGACCTCCTTGACCCAAGCAGGTCAATCTTCCTCTACAAG GATGGCGAAATGATTCCATATACAAAGGAGTTGGGAGATACGCTGAAGCACAGCCTTAAGCAAGTGGGGAGAAAGTATATTTTCAGTATGAGGGACCTGATGCCAGAAGATGCTGGACTGTACCAGTTGGATGTAGAGGATGTGAATATGTTTTCCACTGATTTTAAAA TCCCCATGGTGGATTTCTTGGTGAAAATTCAGGAAGTGAaggcaaaggagagagaagacgctgtgtttgagtgtgtccTGTCAAATCCATTCTCCAAGATTCTGTGGTTTGGCAAGAATGTGCCACTGGAACAAGGGGATAAATTCGATGTCGAGGTTTCAGAGGACAAGCTCATTCACAGGCTGGTGGTCAAAGACTGCATGGTGGTAGACAAAGGAATTTACTCGGCCTGTGCAGGAATAAAATCTTGTAATGCGTGGCTTGTCGTTGAAG CTGACAAAGATgcacaaaaggggaaaaaagcccCAAGGAAAACAACAAGGGCTGGAGGATCTGGAGTGGACTTGCAGAAGGTTGCCCAAGAGCAACAAGTCAaattagagaaagaaagagaagaaagaaaagaacagattAAAGCTGCtaaagaagctgcagcagctgcacctccacctgaacttcctccagctcctgcaccTACTGCTGCTCCTGAGGCGCAGAGAGACCCTGAACCAAGTGAGAATGCTGGCTGCAAGGTTATTTTTAAACCAG GTATAGTAAATGAGCTGGCTGTAGTGGCTTCGGATCCACCGGTTGTGGAGGTAGAAAGCACAG AGGAAACCCCTGCTGGAGATTCGGGAGGAG CTGAGGAAGCCACTGGCGTTGATCAACCACACGCAGATGTAGGAGGTG agCCTTTTATTACCGGTGGACTCTCGAACATTTATGCCCTTTGTGGAAAGCCCGCCGAATTAACTGTGAAGATGAATGTGGAGTGTGATGGGGCCTGGTTTAAAGATGGAGCGCAG TTAACCTCAGGTGACAGGGTCACCATGACCAAAGATGGAACTTCTCACAAACTGGCAATTCAAAGCTGCACAGATAAAGACTCTGGACTTTATCGTTTTGTATCGGGGGAACAAAGTACACAAGGAAAGGTCACTATTGGAG ACGTACCTGAATTTGACCCGGACGACCTCCACAAGTTCGCCAAACCTGTAACAATAAGAGTGGGGCAGAATGCTGCTTTCAAGATGCCCTTTACTCCTCAGGAATCTTTGGTGGTCAGTTGGTTTAAGGATGGCACTGAGATCAAAGACGGAGGTGGAGTTAAGATCGTGCGGGAGCCCAATCACAGCCGACTGTTGCTCAGAGACTGCCTGCGGACTGACGGAGGGGAAATAAAGATCCAACTCAAAAACCCATTTGGGGCCGTGGAGGCGACATCCCAGCTTATTGTGCttg ATCGCCCAGGTCAACCAGAGGGTCCAGTGGAGACTGTTGAAACCACCTCATCTATGATTGAGATTAAATGGAACCCTCCCAAAGATGACGGTGGCTCAGCAGTCACCAACTATATTGTGGAACGGCAGCAGGCAGGACAGAGTTTGTGGACAAAACTTGGGGATGTCTCAGCTGACAGGAACTCCTTCAGAGACAGGAATGTGACTCATGGAAAGAAGTACAAATACCGTATCTATGCAGAAAACCCTGAGGGGCTGAGTGACGCCCTGGAGACAGCTGAAAGCATTATGGCTGGCATAATGA TACTCTCCGGGCCACCTGGTGCCCCCAAAGTGGTGAGTGCCTCTAAGACATGCATCAACTTGACCTGGACCCCTCCAGAGGATGACAAAGGGGTACCAATCATTGGTTATCAATTAGAGAAACGAAAGATGGACACAAATCAGTGGATTGCCCTAAATGCACTTAACGAGCCTATTGAAG GTGTGAACTATGCAGTTAAAGATGTCACTGAGGGAGCAGAGTACGAGTTCAGGGTTGCAGCAATCAATGAGTCAGGATCCGGAGATCTAAGCCCTCCATCTGCAGTGGTGTGTGCAAAGAATCCCAACA TGAGACCTTGTTTTAAAGATCCAGAGGACTTCATTGTTGTAAGAGCAGGAAATTCTGCTCGCGTCAAAATTTCCTATGAG GGTGAACCTCCACCTGAGATCACTTGGCTGAAGGACGATGAGCCAATATCCCCATGGATTAATGTTATTAATACGGAGGGAATGTCTCAGCTCGTTATTCACTCATCAAAGCGGTCGGATTCAGCCATCTACACTATAAACGCCAAAAACTCTGTGGGCGAGACTTCGTTTGACGTTGAGGTTAGAGTCACAG ATGAACCCAAGACTCCAGGGCCTGTGGAGTTAGAGCAAACAGTACAGGGCAAAGTCATGATCTCATGGGCTCCCTCTCCAGACCAGGGGCTCGACGACCGCCTGTACTATGTGGTATCTCAACACGACTCCACCACCAGAGTGTGGAAGACCGTTGCAGATCGCCTCTTCGCTAACACATACACGGCCAACAACATCCTTCCTGGGATTGAGTATCATTTCCGGATCTACGCCAAAAACGATATGGGCCTCTCAGATCCCTCTCAGTCACCGACATGGGGCGCAAACAGCAACAGAG TTCAAATAACTTCAAATGGAGTTAAATCGTCAGAGATTTGCTTCGAGAGGCCTCCGTCCATCCTGGTCCCTCTCAAAGTCCACACACCACCCAAAGGTTACCAGCTCTTCATGACGTGTGCT CTTGTGGTACGGTTAAGCTAA
- the LOC118308844 gene encoding immunoglobulin-like and fibronectin type III domain-containing protein 1 isoform X2 translates to MLRRSKVMDGTATGQVGIKKKSRVPGVMIIQFIETMPEGKSHPDFTRKPIALTIQEGKFAFFKAIVTGDPKPTVTWSRNNGDVSDTSRYQTKYDPNSDEHTFEMPNVMPDQADTYKCFAINEYGQATVTVVLNVIEVGFKKAKALQQAEEATGNFTTVLKRKSKIRPKSEQHERKDGEIDPKFWELLLSADKKDYERICTEFGVTDFRWMLKKLNEIKKEREEEQAQFVKNLCNLKPIQVNADNSASFEIDMDLLDPSRSIFLYKDGEMIPYTKELGDTLKHSLKQVGRKYIFSMRDLMPEDAGLYQLDVEDVNMFSTDFKIPMVDFLVKIQEVKAKEREDAVFECVLSNPFSKILWFGKNVPLEQGDKFDVEVSEDKLIHRLVVKDCMVVDKGIYSACAGIKSCNAWLVVEADKDAQKGKKAPRKTTRAGGSGVDLQKVAQEQQVKLEKEREERKEQIKAAKEAAAAAPPPELPPAPAPTAAPEAQRDPEPSENAGCKVIFKPGIVNELAVVASDPPVVEVESTEETPAGDSGGAEEATGVDQPHADVGGEPFITGGLSNIYALCGKPAELTVKMNVECDGAWFKDGAQLTSGDRVTMTKDGTSHKLAIQSCTDKDSGLYRFVSGEQSTQGKVTIGDVPEFDPDDLHKFAKPVTIRVGQNAAFKMPFTPQESLVVSWFKDGTEIKDGGGVKIVREPNHSRLLLRDCLRTDGGEIKIQLKNPFGAVEATSQLIVLDRPGQPEGPVETVETTSSMIEIKWNPPKDDGGSAVTNYIVERQQAGQSLWTKLGDVSADRNSFRDRNVTHGKKYKYRIYAENPEGLSDALETAESIMAGIMILSGPPGAPKVVSASKTCINLTWTPPEDDKGVPIIGYQLEKRKMDTNQWIALNALNEPIEGVNYAVKDVTEGAEYEFRVAAINESGSGDLSPPSAVVCAKNPNMRPCFKDPEDFIVVRAGNSARVKISYEGEPPPEITWLKDDEPISPWINVINTEGMSQLVIHSSKRSDSAIYTINAKNSVGETSFDVEVRVTDEPKTPGPVELEQTVQGKVMISWAPSPDQGLDDRLYYVVSQHDSTTRVWKTVADRLFANTYTANNILPGIEYHFRIYAKNDMGLSDPSQSPTWGANSNRVQITSNGVKSSEICFERPPSILVPLKVHTPPKGYQLFMTCAVRGCPTPTVSWYLNDVCINSDSNYYITNSYGVCSMYILRVRQKDGGEYKVIAVNSFGKAECSTKLVVRD, encoded by the exons ATGCCAAACGTTATGCCAGATCAAGCTGATACATACAAATGCTTTGCCATAAATGAATATGGACAAGCCACAGTCACAGTTGTTCTGAATGTTATTGAAG TTGGTTTCAAAAAGGCCAAGGCCCTGCAACAAGCAGAAGAAGCTACTGGGAATTTTACGACTGTACTAAAACGAAAAAG caAGATCCGTCCCAAATCTGAGCAACATGAGAGAAAGGATGGAGAGATTGATCCAAAATTTTGGGAGCTCTTGCTCAGTGCTGATAAGAAAGACTACGAGAGAATCTGTACAGAGTTTGGAGTCACCGACTTTCGCTGGATGCTCAAGAAACTGAATGAAATTaagaaggaaagggaggaggaacaagCTCAG tTTGTCAAAAACCTTTGTAACCTGAAGCCTATTCAGGTCAATGCCGATAACTCTGCATCCTTTGAGATTGACATGGACCTCCTTGACCCAAGCAGGTCAATCTTCCTCTACAAG GATGGCGAAATGATTCCATATACAAAGGAGTTGGGAGATACGCTGAAGCACAGCCTTAAGCAAGTGGGGAGAAAGTATATTTTCAGTATGAGGGACCTGATGCCAGAAGATGCTGGACTGTACCAGTTGGATGTAGAGGATGTGAATATGTTTTCCACTGATTTTAAAA TCCCCATGGTGGATTTCTTGGTGAAAATTCAGGAAGTGAaggcaaaggagagagaagacgctgtgtttgagtgtgtccTGTCAAATCCATTCTCCAAGATTCTGTGGTTTGGCAAGAATGTGCCACTGGAACAAGGGGATAAATTCGATGTCGAGGTTTCAGAGGACAAGCTCATTCACAGGCTGGTGGTCAAAGACTGCATGGTGGTAGACAAAGGAATTTACTCGGCCTGTGCAGGAATAAAATCTTGTAATGCGTGGCTTGTCGTTGAAG CTGACAAAGATgcacaaaaggggaaaaaagcccCAAGGAAAACAACAAGGGCTGGAGGATCTGGAGTGGACTTGCAGAAGGTTGCCCAAGAGCAACAAGTCAaattagagaaagaaagagaagaaagaaaagaacagattAAAGCTGCtaaagaagctgcagcagctgcacctccacctgaacttcctccagctcctgcaccTACTGCTGCTCCTGAGGCGCAGAGAGACCCTGAACCAAGTGAGAATGCTGGCTGCAAGGTTATTTTTAAACCAG GTATAGTAAATGAGCTGGCTGTAGTGGCTTCGGATCCACCGGTTGTGGAGGTAGAAAGCACAG AGGAAACCCCTGCTGGAGATTCGGGAGGAG CTGAGGAAGCCACTGGCGTTGATCAACCACACGCAGATGTAGGAGGTG agCCTTTTATTACCGGTGGACTCTCGAACATTTATGCCCTTTGTGGAAAGCCCGCCGAATTAACTGTGAAGATGAATGTGGAGTGTGATGGGGCCTGGTTTAAAGATGGAGCGCAG TTAACCTCAGGTGACAGGGTCACCATGACCAAAGATGGAACTTCTCACAAACTGGCAATTCAAAGCTGCACAGATAAAGACTCTGGACTTTATCGTTTTGTATCGGGGGAACAAAGTACACAAGGAAAGGTCACTATTGGAG ACGTACCTGAATTTGACCCGGACGACCTCCACAAGTTCGCCAAACCTGTAACAATAAGAGTGGGGCAGAATGCTGCTTTCAAGATGCCCTTTACTCCTCAGGAATCTTTGGTGGTCAGTTGGTTTAAGGATGGCACTGAGATCAAAGACGGAGGTGGAGTTAAGATCGTGCGGGAGCCCAATCACAGCCGACTGTTGCTCAGAGACTGCCTGCGGACTGACGGAGGGGAAATAAAGATCCAACTCAAAAACCCATTTGGGGCCGTGGAGGCGACATCCCAGCTTATTGTGCttg ATCGCCCAGGTCAACCAGAGGGTCCAGTGGAGACTGTTGAAACCACCTCATCTATGATTGAGATTAAATGGAACCCTCCCAAAGATGACGGTGGCTCAGCAGTCACCAACTATATTGTGGAACGGCAGCAGGCAGGACAGAGTTTGTGGACAAAACTTGGGGATGTCTCAGCTGACAGGAACTCCTTCAGAGACAGGAATGTGACTCATGGAAAGAAGTACAAATACCGTATCTATGCAGAAAACCCTGAGGGGCTGAGTGACGCCCTGGAGACAGCTGAAAGCATTATGGCTGGCATAATGA TACTCTCCGGGCCACCTGGTGCCCCCAAAGTGGTGAGTGCCTCTAAGACATGCATCAACTTGACCTGGACCCCTCCAGAGGATGACAAAGGGGTACCAATCATTGGTTATCAATTAGAGAAACGAAAGATGGACACAAATCAGTGGATTGCCCTAAATGCACTTAACGAGCCTATTGAAG GTGTGAACTATGCAGTTAAAGATGTCACTGAGGGAGCAGAGTACGAGTTCAGGGTTGCAGCAATCAATGAGTCAGGATCCGGAGATCTAAGCCCTCCATCTGCAGTGGTGTGTGCAAAGAATCCCAACA TGAGACCTTGTTTTAAAGATCCAGAGGACTTCATTGTTGTAAGAGCAGGAAATTCTGCTCGCGTCAAAATTTCCTATGAG GGTGAACCTCCACCTGAGATCACTTGGCTGAAGGACGATGAGCCAATATCCCCATGGATTAATGTTATTAATACGGAGGGAATGTCTCAGCTCGTTATTCACTCATCAAAGCGGTCGGATTCAGCCATCTACACTATAAACGCCAAAAACTCTGTGGGCGAGACTTCGTTTGACGTTGAGGTTAGAGTCACAG ATGAACCCAAGACTCCAGGGCCTGTGGAGTTAGAGCAAACAGTACAGGGCAAAGTCATGATCTCATGGGCTCCCTCTCCAGACCAGGGGCTCGACGACCGCCTGTACTATGTGGTATCTCAACACGACTCCACCACCAGAGTGTGGAAGACCGTTGCAGATCGCCTCTTCGCTAACACATACACGGCCAACAACATCCTTCCTGGGATTGAGTATCATTTCCGGATCTACGCCAAAAACGATATGGGCCTCTCAGATCCCTCTCAGTCACCGACATGGGGCGCAAACAGCAACAGAG TTCAAATAACTTCAAATGGAGTTAAATCGTCAGAGATTTGCTTCGAGAGGCCTCCGTCCATCCTGGTCCCTCTCAAAGTCCACACACCACCCAAAGGTTACCAGCTCTTCATGACGTGTGCTGTTCGCGGATGCCCTACGCCCACTGTATCCTGGTACCTGAATGACGTCTGCATCAACTCAGACAGCAACTACTACATCACCAACTCGTACGGAGTGTGCTCCATGTATATCCTCAGAGTCCGACAAAAGGATGGCGGTGAATACAAGGTGATCGCAGTCAACTCTTTCGGCAAGGCAGAGTGTTCCACTAAACTTGTTGTTAGAG attaA